Proteins encoded by one window of Mustela erminea isolate mMusErm1 chromosome 5, mMusErm1.Pri, whole genome shotgun sequence:
- the IGDCC3 gene encoding immunoglobulin superfamily DCC subclass member 3 isoform X8, producing the protein MSDFHVHPQATVGEEGGVARFQCQIHGLPKPLITWEKNRVPIDTDNERYTLLPKGVLQITGLRAEDSGVFHCVASNIASVRVSHGARLTVSGSGSGAYKEPVILVGPENLTLTVHQTAVLECVATGNPRPIVSWSRLDGRPIGVEGIQVLGTGNLIISDVTVQHSGVYVCAANRPGTRVRRTAQGRLVVQAPAEFVQHPQSISRPAGTTAMFTCQAQGEPPPHVTWLKNGQVLGPGGHVRLKNNNSTLTISGIGPEDEAIYQCVAENSAGSSQASARLTVLWAEGLPGPPLNVQAVSVSSTEVRVSWNEPLVNTKEIIGYVLHIRKAADPPELEYQEAVSKSTFQHLVSDLEPSTAYSFYIKAYTPRGASSASAPVLTSTLGEAPAPPPLSVRVVGSSSLQLLWEPWPRLAQHEGGFKLFYRPASRASFTGPILLPATTSSYNLSQLDPTTVYEVKLLAYNQHGEGNATVRFVSLRGASERTALSPPCDCRKEEPSNQTSTTGIVIGIHIGVTCIIFCVLFLLFGQRGRIPGTLPCVRRPSSLCCHLRDSAFWRRWCQKPRTPAQALQPPCHPRMYAMAASVKDRLPGLPWHQLPSQLARDSSQCLAGSGGGNPPFSGQRCERKHLPQGSPALRACVVSLDPPPGSSSCPIPSTPSRERRPEAKSPTVGLSGPTEIKMELVKENVEKKKKSQK; encoded by the exons ATGTCGGACTTCCACGTGCATCCCCAGGCCACCgtgggagaggagggtggtgTGGCCCGCTTCCAGTGCCAAATCCATGGGCTTCCCAAACCCCTGATCACGTGGGAGAAGAACAGAGTCCCCATTGACACGGACAACGAGAG GTACACATTGCTGCCCAAGGGGGTCCTGCAGATCACAGGACTTCGGGCTGAGGACAGCGGTGTCTTCCACTGTGTGGCCTCGAATATTGCCAGTGTCCGGGTCAGCCACGGGGCCAGGCTCACCGTGTCAG GCTCGGGCTCTGGGGCCTACAAGGAGCCAGTGATTCTCGTGGGGCCTGAGAACCTCACCCTGACAGTGCACCAGACCGCTGTGCTTGAGTGTGTCGCCACGGGCAACCCGCGCCCCATTGTGTCCTGGAGCCGCCTGG ATGGCCGCCCCATTGGGGTGGAGGGCATCCAGGTGCTGGGCACTGGAAATCTTATCATCTCCGACGTGACGGTCCAGCACTCCGGCGTCTATGTCTGCGCGGCCAACAGGCCGGGCACCCGGGTGAGGAGAACAGCGCAGGGCCGGCTGGTGGTACAAG ccccagccgaGTTTGTCCAGCACCCCCAGTCCATCTCCAGGCCAGCTGGGACCACAGCCATGTTCACCTGCCAAGCCCAGGGTGAGCCGCCCCCTCATGTCACATGGTTGAAGAACGGACAGGTGCTGGGGCCGGGAGGCCACGTCAGGCTCAAGAACAACaacag cacTCTGACAATTTCTGGAATTGGCCCTGAGGACGAGGCCATCTACCAGTGTGTGGCCGAGAACAGTGCCGGCTCCTCCCAGGCCAGTGCCAGGCTGACCGTGCTGTGGGCTGAGGGGCTGCCTGGGCCCCCCCTCAATGTACAGGCGGTCTCCGTGTCATCCACTGAGGTCCGCGTGTCCTGGAATGAACCCCTGGTCAACACCAAGGAGATTATTGGCTATGTCCTGCACATCAGGAAGGCTGCTG ACCCTCCGGAGCTGGAGTACCAGGAGGCAGTCAGCAAGAGCACCTTCCAGCACCTGGTGAGCGACCTCGAGCCCTCCACTGCCTACAGCTTCTACATCAAGGCCTACACGCCGAGGGGGGCCAGCTCCGCCTCTGCCCCTGTGCTGACCAGCACCCTGGGCGAAG cccccgcccctcccccgctgtCGGTGCGGGTCGTGGGCAGCTCATCCCTGCAGCTGCTGTGGGAGCCCTGGCCCCGGCTGGCCCAGCATGAGGGAGGCTTCAAGCTGTTCTACCGCCCAGCGAGCAGAGCCTCCTTCACCGGCCCCATCCTGCTGCCTGCAACCACCTCCTCCTACAACCTCAGCCAGCTTG ACCCCACCACAGTGTATGAGGTGAAGTTGCTTGCCTACAACCAGCACGGGGAGGGCAATGCCACAGTCCGCTTCGTGTCCTTGAGGGGAGCCTCTGAGAGGACAG CCCTGAGCCCACCGTGCGACTGCCGGAAGGAGGAGCCCAGTAACCAGACGTCCACCACAGGCATTGTCATCGGCATCCACATCGGGGTCACCTGCATCATCTTCTGTGTCCTCTTCCTCCTGTTCGGCCAAAGGGGCAG GATCCCGGGGACCCTGCCCTGTGTGAGGAGACCCAGTTCTCTGTGCTGCCACTTGAGGGATTCAGCCTTCTGGAGGAGATGGTGTCAGAAGCCAAGGACCCCAGCGCAGGccctgcagcctccctgccaccccAGGATGTATGCCATGGCCGCCTCGGTGAAGGACAGGCTACCCGGCCTCCCATGGCACCAGCTGCCCAGCCAGCTCGCTCGGGACAGTAGCCAGTGTCTGGCAGGCTCTGGAGGGGGCAACCCCCCATTCTCAGGTCAAAG GTGTGAAAGAAAACATCTACCTCAAGGCTCGCCAGCTCTCCGGGCCTGTGTTGTATCACTGGACCCTCCTCCTGGCTCCTCTTCCTGCCCGATACCTTCTACCCCTTCCCGAGAGAGGAGGCCAGAGGCTAAGTCACCAACAGTGGGCCTCTCAGGACCTACAGAAATAAAGATGGAATTAGtcaaagaaaatgtggaaaaaaaaaaaaaaagccaaaaatga
- the IGDCC3 gene encoding immunoglobulin superfamily DCC subclass member 3 isoform X7 gives MPDSLIHPRRCERAMSDFHVHPQATVGEEGGVARFQCQIHGLPKPLITWEKNRVPIDTDNERYTLLPKGVLQITGLRAEDSGVFHCVASNIASVRVSHGARLTVSGSGSGAYKEPVILVGPENLTLTVHQTAVLECVATGNPRPIVSWSRLDGRPIGVEGIQVLGTGNLIISDVTVQHSGVYVCAANRPGTRVRRTAQGRLVVQAPAEFVQHPQSISRPAGTTAMFTCQAQGEPPPHVTWLKNGQVLGPGGHVRLKNNNSTLTISGIGPEDEAIYQCVAENSAGSSQASARLTVLWAEGLPGPPLNVQAVSVSSTEVRVSWNEPLVNTKEIIGYVLHIRKAADPPELEYQEAVSKSTFQHLVSDLEPSTAYSFYIKAYTPRGASSASAPVLTSTLGEAPAPPPLSVRVVGSSSLQLLWEPWPRLAQHEGGFKLFYRPASRASFTGPILLPATTSSYNLSQLDPTTVYEVKLLAYNQHGEGNATVRFVSLRGASERTALSPPCDCRKEEPSNQTSTTGIVIGIHIGVTCIIFCVLFLLFGQRGRIPGTLPCVRRPSSLCCHLRDSAFWRRWCQKPRTPAQALQPPCHPRMYAMAASVKDRLPGLPWHQLPSQLARDSSQCLAGSGGGNPPFSGQRCERKHLPQGSPALRACVVSLDPPPGSSSCPIPSTPSRERRPEAKSPTVGLSGPTEIKMELVKENVEKKKKSQK, from the exons CCATGTCGGACTTCCACGTGCATCCCCAGGCCACCgtgggagaggagggtggtgTGGCCCGCTTCCAGTGCCAAATCCATGGGCTTCCCAAACCCCTGATCACGTGGGAGAAGAACAGAGTCCCCATTGACACGGACAACGAGAG GTACACATTGCTGCCCAAGGGGGTCCTGCAGATCACAGGACTTCGGGCTGAGGACAGCGGTGTCTTCCACTGTGTGGCCTCGAATATTGCCAGTGTCCGGGTCAGCCACGGGGCCAGGCTCACCGTGTCAG GCTCGGGCTCTGGGGCCTACAAGGAGCCAGTGATTCTCGTGGGGCCTGAGAACCTCACCCTGACAGTGCACCAGACCGCTGTGCTTGAGTGTGTCGCCACGGGCAACCCGCGCCCCATTGTGTCCTGGAGCCGCCTGG ATGGCCGCCCCATTGGGGTGGAGGGCATCCAGGTGCTGGGCACTGGAAATCTTATCATCTCCGACGTGACGGTCCAGCACTCCGGCGTCTATGTCTGCGCGGCCAACAGGCCGGGCACCCGGGTGAGGAGAACAGCGCAGGGCCGGCTGGTGGTACAAG ccccagccgaGTTTGTCCAGCACCCCCAGTCCATCTCCAGGCCAGCTGGGACCACAGCCATGTTCACCTGCCAAGCCCAGGGTGAGCCGCCCCCTCATGTCACATGGTTGAAGAACGGACAGGTGCTGGGGCCGGGAGGCCACGTCAGGCTCAAGAACAACaacag cacTCTGACAATTTCTGGAATTGGCCCTGAGGACGAGGCCATCTACCAGTGTGTGGCCGAGAACAGTGCCGGCTCCTCCCAGGCCAGTGCCAGGCTGACCGTGCTGTGGGCTGAGGGGCTGCCTGGGCCCCCCCTCAATGTACAGGCGGTCTCCGTGTCATCCACTGAGGTCCGCGTGTCCTGGAATGAACCCCTGGTCAACACCAAGGAGATTATTGGCTATGTCCTGCACATCAGGAAGGCTGCTG ACCCTCCGGAGCTGGAGTACCAGGAGGCAGTCAGCAAGAGCACCTTCCAGCACCTGGTGAGCGACCTCGAGCCCTCCACTGCCTACAGCTTCTACATCAAGGCCTACACGCCGAGGGGGGCCAGCTCCGCCTCTGCCCCTGTGCTGACCAGCACCCTGGGCGAAG cccccgcccctcccccgctgtCGGTGCGGGTCGTGGGCAGCTCATCCCTGCAGCTGCTGTGGGAGCCCTGGCCCCGGCTGGCCCAGCATGAGGGAGGCTTCAAGCTGTTCTACCGCCCAGCGAGCAGAGCCTCCTTCACCGGCCCCATCCTGCTGCCTGCAACCACCTCCTCCTACAACCTCAGCCAGCTTG ACCCCACCACAGTGTATGAGGTGAAGTTGCTTGCCTACAACCAGCACGGGGAGGGCAATGCCACAGTCCGCTTCGTGTCCTTGAGGGGAGCCTCTGAGAGGACAG CCCTGAGCCCACCGTGCGACTGCCGGAAGGAGGAGCCCAGTAACCAGACGTCCACCACAGGCATTGTCATCGGCATCCACATCGGGGTCACCTGCATCATCTTCTGTGTCCTCTTCCTCCTGTTCGGCCAAAGGGGCAG GATCCCGGGGACCCTGCCCTGTGTGAGGAGACCCAGTTCTCTGTGCTGCCACTTGAGGGATTCAGCCTTCTGGAGGAGATGGTGTCAGAAGCCAAGGACCCCAGCGCAGGccctgcagcctccctgccaccccAGGATGTATGCCATGGCCGCCTCGGTGAAGGACAGGCTACCCGGCCTCCCATGGCACCAGCTGCCCAGCCAGCTCGCTCGGGACAGTAGCCAGTGTCTGGCAGGCTCTGGAGGGGGCAACCCCCCATTCTCAGGTCAAAG GTGTGAAAGAAAACATCTACCTCAAGGCTCGCCAGCTCTCCGGGCCTGTGTTGTATCACTGGACCCTCCTCCTGGCTCCTCTTCCTGCCCGATACCTTCTACCCCTTCCCGAGAGAGGAGGCCAGAGGCTAAGTCACCAACAGTGGGCCTCTCAGGACCTACAGAAATAAAGATGGAATTAGtcaaagaaaatgtggaaaaaaaaaaaaaaagccaaaaatga